One segment of Nomia melanderi isolate GNS246 chromosome 10, iyNomMela1, whole genome shotgun sequence DNA contains the following:
- the LOC116433376 gene encoding uncharacterized protein LOC116433376 yields the protein MNQMIALSTQNPLSLLVKFGMMAWNDTCGNENCSGHGECHNGTCLCEIQFDGLECHVPNLSYYIAFATIFFMLAFICLIQLIMCIVAEWQKMKAPSFVRACRVTTQKVLYFIVFLASLIRGAYFTSPNAFKEGWSRSLLSAYYPLVLSGSSLIVCFWAEVFHLRDMSWDKPQFLSKSFVGFVVFNVLTYSLLLAEFITAQIYSQEDQSFYTHIFNGCYAVLLFIVVIFFLIYGVEVFFKIRGGFLIDCQGARVVNKRTVSDLKVNPEEQVTTKLFDPIPSTSQSLQVQEQINISQLHQSRVGLLSQAFMLFIIVGFLCSETFSEFWKTKVPLYSRNWHDVVFRVIEVGVVLWFPCVLWNCFSPEQLWILNPKRIFKRLDQSKYVKEIEDKSGEQDAALFSDGTSISSKDCWICYDSDRQDAGPLIQPCQCRGDVSAVHHNCLRRWLVESSVNADSLTCKVCGTQYNVEHANRLDWQNSMTSRHCLQTIAIVTTMCGSSAAAWTLIQLVEGPIIRMFAAGTALLVMYVCIRFLSLNTVVAYQRAKISSLNIISSDTNGTAHVSTISHTVCVDLAKSETATI from the exons ATGAATCAAATGATTGCTTTAAGTACACAAAATCCATTGTCTCTATTGGTCAAATTTGGGATGATGGCATGGAATGACACATGTGGGAACGAAAATTGTTCTGGACATGGTGAATGCCATAATGGTACTTGTTTGTGCGAG aTCCAGTTCGATGGATTAGAATGTCACGTTCCAAATTTAAGTTATTATATTGCATTTGcaactatattttttatgttggcATTCATTTGCCTAATACAACTCATCATGTGTATTGTTGCTGAATGGCAGAAAATGAAAGCACCATCTTTTGTTAGAGCATGTAGAGTCACTACCCAGaaagttttgtattttattgtttttttggCATCGTTAATTCGAGGAGCGTATTTCACATCTCCT AATGCGTTCAAGGAAGGATGGTCTCGAAGTTTATTATCTGCATATTATCCACTTGTTTTAAGTGGATCATcattaattgtttgtttttggGCAGAAGTGTTTCATTTGAGAGACATGTCATGGGACAAGCCACAGtttctttcaaaatcatttgtgGGTTTTGTAGTATTTAATGTATTAACATATTCTCTGCTCTTGGCAGAATTTATTACTGCTCAGATATATTCTCAGGAGGATCAG aGTTTCTACACACACATTTTTAATGGATGTTATGCAGTGCTCTTGTTTATTGTTGTCAtctttttcttaatttacgGGGTAGAGGTTTTCTTTAAG ATTCGAGGTGGATTTTTGATTGATTGTCAGGGAGCTAGAGTTGTAAACAAACGCACAGTCTCTGATTTAAAAGTTAATCCTGAAGAACAAGTTACCACAAAATTATTTGATCCCATTCCCAGTACATCCCAATCACTGCAAGTACAAGAAcagataaatatttctcaactgCATCAGTCTCGTGTTGGATTACTATCGCAAGCTTTTATGCTTTTCATTATAGTTGGATTCTTATGTAGCGAAACATTTAGCGAATTTTGGAAGACTAA gGTTCCTTTGTACAGCAGGAATTGGCATGACGTTGTTTTCCGAGTTATCGAAGTGGGAGTAGTATTGTGGTTTCCATGTGTGTTATGGAATTGTTTTag CCCAGAACAGTTATGGATATTAAATCCAAAGCGTATATTCAAAAGACTAGATCAGTCTAAATACGTGAAGGAAATTGAAGACAAAAGCGGAGAACAGGATGCTGCACTTTTTTCAGATGGTACATCAATTAGTAGTAAAGATTGTTGGATTTGTTACGATAGTGACAGACAAGATGCAGGCCCGTTAATACAACCTTGCCAGTGTCGCGGCGATGTAAGCGCAGTTCATCATAACTGCTTGCGTCGATGGTTAGTTGAG AGCTCTGTAAATGCTGACAGTTTGACATGTAAAGTGTGTGGTACTCAATACAATGTTGAACATGCAAATAGATTGGATTGGCAAAATAGCATGACGTCGCGACACTGTTTGCAAACTATTGCCATTGTTACTACGATGTGTGGGTCATCAGCTGCTGCTTGGACGCTCATACAATTAGTTGAAGGTCCTATTATTCGAATGTTTGCAGCTGGTACTGCATTGCTAGTGATGTATGTTTGTATAAG gTTTTTAAGTTTGAACACGGTAGTGGCATATCAGCGTGCCAAAATTTCATCCTTAAATATTATCAGTTCTGATACTAACGGAACGGCACACGTTTCAACTATCAGTCACACAGTTTGCGTAGATCTGGCAAAGTCTGAAACAGCCACGATTTAA
- the Pp2A-29B gene encoding protein phosphatase PP2A regulatory subunit A isoform X1, with product MAASDSITDDSLYPIAVLIDELKNEDVQLRLNSIKKLSTIALALGIERTRTELIPFLTESMYDEDEVLLALAEQLGQFTPLVGGPEYVHCLLKPLETLATVEETVVRDKAVESLRAIAAQHSPTDLEEQFVPLIYRLAAGDWFTSRTSACGLFSVCYSRVNSSVKACLRNNFRNLCQDDTPMARRSAASNLGEFAKVMEIEYVKADLIPMFVILAQDEQDSVRLLAVEACVSIAALLPQEDVEQLVMPTLRQCAIDQSWRVRYMVADKFTDLQKAVGPEITNTDLVPAFQVLLKDIEAEVRAAAADKVRDFCQNLDKVNQESIIMTNILPIVKELVSDANQHVKSALASVIMGLSPILGKHNTIEHLLPLFLSQLRDECSEVRLNIISNLECVNEVIGIQQLSQSLLPAIVELAEDSKWRVRLAIIEYMPLLAGQLGVDFFDEKLNSLCMTWLVDHVYAIREAATLNLKKLVEKFGPEWAQNTVIPKVLAMSRDQNYLHRMTCLFCINVLAEVCGPEITTKVMLPTVLGMATDNVANVRFNVAKTLQKIGPYLEPCAVQAQVKPVLDKLNTDSDVDVKYFASEAIAGIAG from the exons ATGGCAGCGAGCGACTCTATCACAGACGACAGCCTTTATCCGATCGCTGTTTTGATCGACGAACTAAAAAACGAAGATGTACAG TTACGGCTGAACTCGATAAAGAAATTATCCACGATTGCTCTTGCATTGGGCATCGAACGAACACGTACTGAATTAATACCGTTTTTAACGGAGTCTATGTATGATGAAGATGAAGTTCTGTTAGCATTGGCAGAACAATTGGGACAGTTTACTCCTCTTGTAGGAGGTCCAGAATATGTACACTGCTTATTG AAACCACTAGAGACTTTAGCAACAGTTGAGGAAACAGTAGTTCGAGACAAAGCGGTGGAATCTTTAAGAGCGATCGCTGCTCAACACAGTCCAACAGATTTAGAAGAACAGTTTGTTCCTTTGATATATCGCTTAGCAGCAGGTGATTGGTTTACATCAAGAACATCAGCATGTGGCCTATTTAGTGTCTGTTATTCACGCGTTAATTCATCGGTTAaag CGTGTTTACGGAACAACTTTCGTAACCTGTGCCAAGATGACACACCAATGGCACGGCGTTCTGCTGCTTCAAATTTAGGAGAATTCGCGAAAGTAATGGAAATTGAATATGTGAAAGCAGATTTAATTCCAATGTTTGTCATCCTAGCGCAAGATGAACAA GATTCTGTACGTCTCTTAGCTGTTGAAGCTTGTGTTAGCATTGCAGCTTTGTTACCACAAGAAGATGTAGAACAATTAGTTATGCCCACACTTCGACAATGTGCAATTGATCAGTCATGGCGTGTACGTTATATGGTAGCAGATAAATTTACTGAT CTACAAAAAGCTGTTGGTCCAGAAATTACAAACACAGATCTCGTACCAGCATTTCAAGTACTGTTAAAAGATATAGAAGCTGAAGTAAGAGCTGCAGCAGCAGATAAAGTTCGCGACTTCTGTCAAAATCTGGATAAGGTCAATCAAGAATCTATCATTATGACAAACATATTACCCATAGTCAAAGAACTTGTATCGGATGCAAATCAACATGTAAAATCAGCTTTAGCAAGCGTTATAATGGGTCTTAGTCCAATTCTTGGAAAGCACAA CACAATCGAACATCTTCTACCCCTATTTTTGTCACAACTCAGAGATGAATGTTCAGAAGTCCGTTTAAACATTATCAGTAATTTAGAATGCGTTAATGAAGTTATCGGCATACAACAGCTTTCACAGTCTCTTTTACCAGCTATAGTAGAATTAGCTGAGGATTCGAAATGGCGAGTAAGATTAGCCATTATAGA GTATATGCCATTATTAGCTGGACAGCTGGGAGTTGActttttcgatgaaaaattaaattctttgtgCATGACTTGGTTAGTAGATCATGTATACGCTATCCGAGAAGCGGCcacattaaatttgaaaaagttggTAGAAAAGTTCGGTCCGGAATGGGCACAGAATACAGTAATACCTAAAGTTCTAGCAATGTCGAGAGATCAAAATTACCTTCACAGGATGACgtgtttattttgtattaat GTATTGGCTGAGGTGTGTGGCCCGGAAATAACGACAAAGGTGATGCTTCCAACTGTCTTAGGAATGGCCACCGATAATGTTGCCAATGTACGGTTTAATGTTGCGAAAACTCTTCAAAAAATTGGACCTTATCTTGAACCTTGTGCCGTGCAAGCTCAAGTAAAACCTGTACTTGATAAGCTCAATACTGATAGCGACGTCGATGTGAAATACTTTGCTTCAGAAGCAATTGCAGGCATCGCAG GTTGA
- the Pp2A-29B gene encoding protein phosphatase PP2A regulatory subunit A isoform X2 has translation MAASDSITDDSLYPIAVLIDELKNEDVQLRLNSIKKLSTIALALGIERTRTELIPFLTESMYDEDEVLLALAEQLGQFTPLVGGPEYVHCLLKPLETLATVEETVVRDKAVESLRAIAAQHSPTDLEEQFVPLIYRLAAGDWFTSRTSACGLFSVCYSRVNSSVKACLRNNFRNLCQDDTPMARRSAASNLGEFAKVMEIEYVKADLIPMFVILAQDEQDSVRLLAVEACVSIAALLPQEDVEQLVMPTLRQCAIDQSWRVRYMVADKFTDLQKAVGPEITNTDLVPAFQVLLKDIEAEVRAAAADKVRDFCQNLDKVNQESIIMTNILPIVKELVSDANQHVKSALASVIMGLSPILGKHNTIEHLLPLFLSQLRDECSEVRLNIISNLECVNEVIGIQQLSQSLLPAIVELAEDSKWRVRLAIIEYMPLLAGQLGVDFFDEKLNSLCMTWLVDHVYAIREAATLNLKKLVEKFGPEWAQNTVIPKVLAMSRDQNYLHRMTCLFCINVLAEVCGPEITTKVMLPTVLGMATDNVANVRFNVAKTLQKIGPYLEPCAVQAQVKPVLDKLNTDSDVDVKYFASEAIAGIAA, from the exons ATGGCAGCGAGCGACTCTATCACAGACGACAGCCTTTATCCGATCGCTGTTTTGATCGACGAACTAAAAAACGAAGATGTACAG TTACGGCTGAACTCGATAAAGAAATTATCCACGATTGCTCTTGCATTGGGCATCGAACGAACACGTACTGAATTAATACCGTTTTTAACGGAGTCTATGTATGATGAAGATGAAGTTCTGTTAGCATTGGCAGAACAATTGGGACAGTTTACTCCTCTTGTAGGAGGTCCAGAATATGTACACTGCTTATTG AAACCACTAGAGACTTTAGCAACAGTTGAGGAAACAGTAGTTCGAGACAAAGCGGTGGAATCTTTAAGAGCGATCGCTGCTCAACACAGTCCAACAGATTTAGAAGAACAGTTTGTTCCTTTGATATATCGCTTAGCAGCAGGTGATTGGTTTACATCAAGAACATCAGCATGTGGCCTATTTAGTGTCTGTTATTCACGCGTTAATTCATCGGTTAaag CGTGTTTACGGAACAACTTTCGTAACCTGTGCCAAGATGACACACCAATGGCACGGCGTTCTGCTGCTTCAAATTTAGGAGAATTCGCGAAAGTAATGGAAATTGAATATGTGAAAGCAGATTTAATTCCAATGTTTGTCATCCTAGCGCAAGATGAACAA GATTCTGTACGTCTCTTAGCTGTTGAAGCTTGTGTTAGCATTGCAGCTTTGTTACCACAAGAAGATGTAGAACAATTAGTTATGCCCACACTTCGACAATGTGCAATTGATCAGTCATGGCGTGTACGTTATATGGTAGCAGATAAATTTACTGAT CTACAAAAAGCTGTTGGTCCAGAAATTACAAACACAGATCTCGTACCAGCATTTCAAGTACTGTTAAAAGATATAGAAGCTGAAGTAAGAGCTGCAGCAGCAGATAAAGTTCGCGACTTCTGTCAAAATCTGGATAAGGTCAATCAAGAATCTATCATTATGACAAACATATTACCCATAGTCAAAGAACTTGTATCGGATGCAAATCAACATGTAAAATCAGCTTTAGCAAGCGTTATAATGGGTCTTAGTCCAATTCTTGGAAAGCACAA CACAATCGAACATCTTCTACCCCTATTTTTGTCACAACTCAGAGATGAATGTTCAGAAGTCCGTTTAAACATTATCAGTAATTTAGAATGCGTTAATGAAGTTATCGGCATACAACAGCTTTCACAGTCTCTTTTACCAGCTATAGTAGAATTAGCTGAGGATTCGAAATGGCGAGTAAGATTAGCCATTATAGA GTATATGCCATTATTAGCTGGACAGCTGGGAGTTGActttttcgatgaaaaattaaattctttgtgCATGACTTGGTTAGTAGATCATGTATACGCTATCCGAGAAGCGGCcacattaaatttgaaaaagttggTAGAAAAGTTCGGTCCGGAATGGGCACAGAATACAGTAATACCTAAAGTTCTAGCAATGTCGAGAGATCAAAATTACCTTCACAGGATGACgtgtttattttgtattaat GTATTGGCTGAGGTGTGTGGCCCGGAAATAACGACAAAGGTGATGCTTCCAACTGTCTTAGGAATGGCCACCGATAATGTTGCCAATGTACGGTTTAATGTTGCGAAAACTCTTCAAAAAATTGGACCTTATCTTGAACCTTGTGCCGTGCAAGCTCAAGTAAAACCTGTACTTGATAAGCTCAATACTGATAGCGACGTCGATGTGAAATACTTTGCTTCAGAAGCAATTGCAGGCATCGCAG CGTAG
- the cype gene encoding cytochrome c oxidase subunit cyclope: MSEGRLPKPNLRNLQASKARGNFLQLALSCIAVGAAYKFLVADVTQRRIEEFYKTYDPDAALKVMNDAGLMHSAPQ, from the exons ATGTCAGAGGGACGTTTACCTAAACCTAATCTGCGTAATCTTCAAGCTTCAAAGGCTAGGGGCAATTTCCTTCAACTAGCACTCAGTTGTATCGCTGTTGGTGCTGCCTATAAATTTTTAGTTGCAGATGTCACTCAGCGTAGGATAGAAGAGTTTTACAA aaCATATGATCCTGATGCAGCATTAAAAGTAATGAATGATGCTGGACTTATGCATTCAGCTCCACAGTGA